A stretch of the Acyrthosiphon pisum isolate AL4f chromosome A2, pea_aphid_22Mar2018_4r6ur, whole genome shotgun sequence genome encodes the following:
- the LOC100163363 gene encoding E3 ubiquitin-protein ligase TM129 — MFEYTSLLVYTLFYMIVSACFVLRTTEFVSNGLTVESLFDMVIDKEYNNFILHHIKRTSYSIIVHSSLPFVYLLGTLIVNDNEKAFVSAYFYELILLSLLPIMYSVSVVFKWKSNNWANHPLSIILSRYNSVDWTLVAQNISTEYQCLQKLTLAYGTINRTVVTENWIISIKPYMVYVSKKSESSFLVYSSDNHNSTPDGTPGSIQFINIQVIPIRSQIKWFIVRIRSEDFKTLEEHIGHPIQIADNVKLQRSRTERFIEVFRDQVSQNPVYNGYSSAELEDDVCAGCLVNPPDIKLTKCCEDSNDIVNCTSCQCRPMWCVDCMAKWYESRQPQNDTTIWLSSKCTCPLCRQLFCILDVCPLENSDLAKTN, encoded by the exons ATGTTTGAATACACGTCCTTGTTGGTCTACACTCTGTTCTACATGATCGTTTCGGCTTGTTTTGTGCTCAGAACTACTGAGTTTGTATCCAATGGTCTCACCGTCGAGAGTCTGTTTGACATGGTGATCGACAAAGAATACAACAATTTCATATTGCATCACATCAAGCGAACATCATATAGTATCATTGTACATTCGAGCCTGCCATTCG tttatttaCTAGGCACACTGATAGTCAATGACAACGAAAAAGCATTTGTGAGTGCCTACTTTTATGAGTTGATTCTTTTGTCATTGTTGCCCATCATGTATAGCGTTTCAGTAGTGTTCAAATGGAAATCAAATAATTGGGCCAATCAtccattatcaattattttgagTCGATACAATTCTGTTGACTGGACACTTGTAGCTCAGAACATTTCAACCGAATATCAATG TCTTCAAAAATTGACGTTGGCCTATGGTACAATAAATAGAACAGTTGTTACTGAAAACTggataatatcaataaaacctTACATGGTTTATGTTTCCAAGAAATCAGAAAGTTCTTTCTTAGTGTACAGTTCAGATAACCATAATTCTACACCTGATGGCACTCCAGGTAGTATACAGTTCATCAACATTCAAGTGATACCAATTCGTTCTCAAATTAAATGGTTTATTGTTAg AATAAGGTCTGAAGACTTTAAGACACTAGAAGAACATATTGGCCATCCTATACAGATTGCAGATAATGTCAAGTTACAGCGCTCAAGAACTGAACGATTCATCGAAGTATTTCGTGATCAAGTTTCCCAAAATCCAGTATATAATGGTTATAGCTCAGCAGAA ttagaaGATGATGTATGTGCTGGTTGCTTGGTAAATCCTCCAGATATTAAACTTACCAAATGTTGTGAAGATAGCAATGACATAGTAAATTGTACTTCGTGTCAATGCAGACCTATGTGGTGTGTTGATTGCATGgctaaatg gtATGAATCAAGGCAACCTCAAAACGACACAACCATATGGTTATCATCAAAATGTACCTGTCCACTTTGTCGTCAATTGTTCTGTATCCTTGATGTCTGTCCATTGGAAAATTCTGATTTAGCTAAGACTAATTAA